One Drosophila virilis strain 15010-1051.87 chromosome 5, Dvir_AGI_RSII-ME, whole genome shotgun sequence DNA window includes the following coding sequences:
- the LOC6626277 gene encoding CDK5RAP3 protein homolog: MNESEIPIDIHTLKLQDWLISRRIVPKNVQAPIKDIHSKISNALHDMPANDQLIKLLSGSNINYLHVKEIIEILKQTEKDTKSVFGTYGSQRMKDWQEVCRLYEKNATYLAETAQIFVRNVNYEIPGVRKQMIKLEQQTDECLKRAHDLHKPEAQLLSEHAALLEQLGVKGDNLHAEFIEVLAGLPELYAKSLRNIGRVQAGIDLYAEFSGQQQCLPILRHLVEHGNTTVYQYIHKEAPLAIEEPEVRLNFSGSSTSKENDGNEIDFGTDDNGGTSSTVSAEIIDYGDFQETDGGNIDWGIESAPTDAVEINFDIPVEEYGIVVEGTGMDGGTAKGDQAYTLLDSPNYRERFLDELHELEAFLQMRLYELNHLESSNNIMFSLMDNISTHDSESIGKILADVGKIIQQASDEQTSHLFQLKHSPKYADLLTSKLQQMTKAVDKLRTTREVLKKRAVELREERQKLNPVLDELIEQTRTLQAFIEKDISKRYKNRVVNLIGGVN, from the exons ATGAAT GAATCGGAGATACCAATTGACATCCACACGCTAAAGCTTCAGGATTGGCTTATAAGCAGACGTATTGTTCCAAAGAATGTGCAGGCTCCGATCAAGGATATCCATTCCAAAATCAGCAACGCTCTACATGATATGCCCGCCAATGATCAATTGATTAAATTGTTATCTGGTTCCA ATATAAACTATCTGCATGTCAAGGAGATAATTGAAATACTTAAGCAGACGGAAAAGGATACCAAAAGCGTCTTTGGCACCTATGGCAGTCAGCGTATGAAAGACTGGCAGGAAGTCTGCCGCCTGTACGAGAAGAACGCCACATACCTGGCGGAGACGGCGCAAATATTCGTGCGCAATGTGAACTATGAAATTCCCGGAGTGCGGAAGCAAATGATCAAGCTGGAACAGCAAACCGATGAGTGCTTAAAGCGAGCCCACGATCTGCACAAACCAGAGGCACAACTTCTGTCCGAGCACGCCGCCTTGTTGGAGCAGCTGGGCGTTAAAGGTGATAACCTACATGCTGAATTCATAGAAGTGCTTGCAGGTCTGCCAGAGCTATACGCAAAGTCCTTGCGAAACATTGGAAGAGTGCAAGCTGGTATTGATTTGTACGCTGAATTTAGCGGTCAGCAGCAATGCTTGCCTATTCTGCGCCATTTAGTGGAGCACGGAAACACTACAGTTTATCAGTACATCCACAAAGAGGCGCCTCTTGCTATTGAGGAGCCGGAGGTACGGCTTAATTTTAGCGGCTCCAGCACGAGTAAGGAAAACGATGGCAATGAAATTGACTTTGGCACGGATGACAACGGCGGCACATCCTCGACAGTCTCCGCGGAGATTATTGATTACGGCGACTTCCAGGAAACGGATGGCGGCAACATAGATTGGGGCATTGAAAGCGCGCCCACAGATGCGGTTGAGATTAATTTTGATATACCCGTCGAGGAGTACGGCATTGTAGTCGAGGGCACTGGCATGGACGGTGGAACTGCCAAAG GTGATCAGGCCTATACGCTACTAGATTCGCCCAATTATCGCGAGCGTTTTCTGGACGAATTACACGAGTTGGAGGCATTTTTGCAAATGCGTCTCTATGAGCTCAATCATTTGGAGTCGTCCAATAATATCATGTTCTCACTGATGGACAACATTTCTACGCATGACAGCGAGAGTATTGGCAAAATATTGGCCGACGTTGGGAAGATCATTCAGCAGGCCTCCGATGAGCAGACGAGTCATCTTTTCCAACTTAAACATTCGCCAAAGTACGCCGACCTGCTGACCAGCAAGCTGCAGCAGATGACAAAGGCTGTGGACAAGCTGCGCACAACACGGGAGGTGTTGAAAAAGCGTGCCGTGGAATTACGGGAGGAGCGTCAAAAATTGAATCCCGTTTTGGATGAGCTGATTGAACAAACCCGGACCCTGCAAGCATTTATTGAAAAGGATATTTCAAAACGTTACAAGAATCGCGTTGTAAATCTTATCGGAGGCGTAAactag